A genomic segment from Pseudomonas mendocina encodes:
- a CDS encoding response regulator transcription factor, whose translation MSRLLLIDDDQELCELLASWLTQEGFQVTACHEAGGARQALAAQAPDAVVLDVMLPDGSGLELLKQLRGEHPELPVLMLSARGEPLDRILGLELGADDYLAKPCDPRELTARLRAVLRRTAPAPASSQLELGDLSFSPNRGVASIGEHDVPLTLSESRLLEALLRQPGEPVDKQELAQLALGRKLTLYDRSLDMHVSNLRKKLGPHPDGRPRILALRSRGYYYAS comes from the coding sequence ATGAGCCGACTGCTGCTGATCGATGACGACCAGGAACTCTGCGAGCTGCTCGCCAGCTGGCTGACCCAGGAAGGCTTCCAGGTAACCGCCTGCCATGAGGCGGGCGGTGCGCGCCAGGCCCTTGCTGCACAGGCGCCTGACGCCGTGGTGCTCGATGTGATGCTGCCGGACGGTAGCGGCCTGGAACTGCTCAAGCAGTTGCGTGGCGAGCATCCGGAGCTGCCGGTGCTGATGCTCTCCGCCCGCGGCGAGCCGCTGGATCGCATCCTTGGCCTGGAACTGGGCGCCGATGACTACCTGGCCAAGCCGTGCGACCCTCGCGAGCTGACCGCACGCCTGCGTGCAGTACTTCGGCGGACCGCCCCCGCGCCGGCCAGCAGCCAATTGGAACTGGGTGATCTCAGTTTCAGCCCCAACCGCGGCGTAGCCAGTATCGGCGAGCATGACGTTCCGCTGACGCTTTCCGAAAGCCGCCTGCTGGAGGCGTTGCTGCGCCAACCTGGCGAACCGGTGGACAAACAGGAACTGGCACAACTGGCGCTGGGCCGCAAACTGACCCTGTATGACCGCAGCCTGGACATGCACGTCAGTAACCTGCGCAAGAAACTAGGCCCGCACCCGGATGGCCGCCCACGCATTCTCGCCCTGCGTAGCCGCGGCTATTACTACGCGTCGTGA
- a CDS encoding sensor histidine kinase, protein MRSLFWRILASFWLAIALVAGLSLLLGRALNQDAWILSLHPGLDDLDSKWVKRYEQQGPAAAQDFLEQRKREYRIDTQVLGESGQQLVKGTFPSRAAAFEARHGDDRRLPWRRLTAEYTSPESGESYLFIYRIPHPELAAWHRGSLFWPLSALGIALVVLTLFSLMLTLSITRPLDRLRGAVHDLGQTAYQQNSLARLATRRDELGLLAKDFNRMGERLQGLIGSQRQLLRDVSHELRSPLARLRIALALAERADTAEREKLWPRLSQECDRLEALISEILTLARLDADPGAAQPVDLSALLGKLQEDARLTTPQQLLQIDLDQGAQLEGWPDMLERALDNLLRNALRFSPQDKPVIIAVQRQGQDVVLSVRDHGPGVASEHLQQLGKPFFRAPGQSGSGHGLGLAIARRAAQRHGGELLLSNHPQGGFVATLRLPAKQQTA, encoded by the coding sequence GTGCGTTCATTGTTCTGGCGCATCCTGGCGAGCTTCTGGCTGGCCATCGCCCTGGTGGCAGGCCTGTCGCTGCTGCTCGGCCGCGCACTCAATCAGGACGCCTGGATTCTCAGCCTGCATCCGGGTTTGGATGACCTCGACAGCAAGTGGGTCAAACGCTACGAACAGCAGGGACCGGCCGCCGCCCAGGACTTTCTCGAACAGCGTAAGCGCGAGTACCGCATCGACACCCAGGTGCTTGGCGAGAGCGGTCAGCAACTGGTCAAAGGCACCTTCCCATCGCGCGCAGCCGCTTTCGAGGCGCGTCACGGTGATGACCGCCGCCTCCCCTGGCGCCGCCTGACCGCGGAATACACCAGCCCGGAAAGCGGCGAGAGCTATCTGTTCATCTACCGTATACCGCATCCCGAACTGGCGGCATGGCACCGCGGCAGCCTGTTCTGGCCGCTTAGCGCCCTGGGCATCGCCCTGGTGGTGCTGACGCTGTTCAGCCTGATGCTGACGCTGTCGATCACCCGCCCGCTGGATCGCCTGCGCGGCGCCGTGCACGACCTGGGTCAAACCGCCTATCAGCAAAACAGCCTGGCACGCCTGGCCACCCGCCGTGACGAACTGGGCCTGCTGGCCAAGGATTTCAACCGCATGGGCGAGCGCCTGCAGGGGTTGATCGGTAGCCAGCGCCAGTTGCTACGCGATGTCTCTCACGAGTTGCGCTCGCCCCTGGCGCGCCTGCGCATCGCCCTGGCCCTCGCGGAGCGAGCAGACACCGCCGAACGGGAAAAACTCTGGCCACGACTCAGTCAGGAATGCGATCGGCTGGAAGCGCTGATCAGCGAAATCCTCACCCTCGCCCGCCTCGACGCCGACCCTGGCGCTGCCCAGCCCGTAGATCTGAGCGCCCTGCTCGGCAAGTTGCAGGAAGATGCGCGCCTGACCACCCCGCAGCAACTGCTGCAGATCGATCTCGATCAGGGGGCTCAGCTGGAAGGCTGGCCGGACATGCTGGAGCGCGCGCTCGACAACCTGCTGCGCAATGCACTGCGTTTCAGCCCGCAGGACAAGCCCGTGATCATCGCCGTGCAGCGCCAGGGGCAAGACGTTGTGCTAAGCGTACGCGACCATGGCCCCGGAGTGGCCAGCGAGCACCTGCAGCAGTTGGGTAAGCCGTTCTTCCGCGCGCCAGGCCAGAGCGGTTCCGGCCATGGACTTGGGCTGGCCATCGCGCGTCGGGCGGCGCAGCGTCATGGTGGCGAGCTGCTGCTGAGCAACCATCCCCAAGGCGGTTTCGTCGCGACGCTCAGGCTACCGGCCAAGCAACAGACAGCCTGA
- a CDS encoding Spy/CpxP family protein refolding chaperone — MRKTLTALLLAATLPTLAFAMPDGGPRHHDRDHGMFKELNLSKEQRQEFRKLMGEQMKTHRDITKRYLDKLPEAEKQAMKKELDQARANQHKALRDLLNPEQQKAFDEHQKKMEARRAEMAEFKAWKAEKDSKTN, encoded by the coding sequence ATGCGCAAGACCCTCACCGCTCTGCTGCTCGCTGCCACTCTGCCGACCCTGGCCTTCGCCATGCCGGACGGCGGCCCACGTCACCATGACCGCGACCACGGCATGTTCAAGGAGCTGAACCTGAGCAAGGAACAGCGCCAGGAGTTCCGCAAACTGATGGGCGAGCAGATGAAGACCCATCGCGACATCACCAAGCGCTACCTGGACAAGCTGCCGGAAGCCGAGAAACAGGCCATGAAGAAGGAACTCGACCAGGCCCGTGCCAATCAGCACAAGGCTCTGCGTGACCTGCTCAACCCCGAGCAGCAGAAAGCCTTCGACGAGCATCAGAAGAAAATGGAAGCTCGCCGCGCTGAAATGGCCGAATTCAAGGCCTGGAAGGCCGAGAAGGACAGCAAGACCAACTGA